A section of the Gloeobacter violaceus PCC 7421 genome encodes:
- a CDS encoding ComEC/Rec2 family competence protein: MERNGYFLVSGAYFAGLLLSGWAWGWLALGIVGVVGTVASLRVFSLPSWRFWVVAFVFAVGAGAYLHLRTPRPAPTDVSWNAPRSSVVFTGTVGGSVRLGPAGQRFLLTLDLPESGKIWVRAPGRPPVRPGDRVHISGALRRPAVPANPNSFDERAYLSRQGAFAVLKAEALAVLGAPAPDWLALARERIAATHKRFLGEEAGALLGALVVGADAVTLPKAVEERYRAVGLAHLLAASGAQVSILLGAALVLLRGYPPPVQAAVGGILLAGFVALAGGGPSILRAAAMGAVALLAIVLGEKAEPLGALWAAAFVLLVADPLMIWDLGFAFSFLATLGLVVSVPRLTARLEGLPGTIAAALAVGFAATLWTLPLQLLIFGQWSPYALALNLLAAPVVEVLTLGGMAASALALVHPNAAGVLDIPLGWLLAALDALVRQVADWPGSLATPGLLLPVQAVALYALLVAAHTHLPWRPLTLAAALVLVAPGWLPRPAVTLAVLASGGSEALVIETRRRTLVLGGGSVGAVVGVLVPYLEARGRLAVDAVVATGEAPWQTGGLRELLEAAEVERLYDAVPPPRSAHWQQTLARLGTTRRIPLLAGERIELEDEVELRLLASEPPALLLEAAGSTLLLAGSPSLLEQRWLLQEHRGTLGPVQWLWSGGRLPEALLRLDRLQGVLVSGRERGRPPARLPRWSTERHGGLIWEAWPGGARVSANR; this comes from the coding sequence ATGGAGCGCAACGGCTATTTTTTGGTGAGTGGGGCATACTTTGCCGGATTATTGCTCTCGGGGTGGGCCTGGGGCTGGTTGGCTCTCGGGATTGTGGGCGTGGTGGGAACGGTCGCCTCGCTGCGGGTCTTTTCACTGCCTTCCTGGCGTTTCTGGGTGGTGGCGTTCGTCTTTGCCGTGGGCGCGGGAGCTTACCTGCATCTGCGCACCCCCCGGCCTGCGCCCACCGACGTCAGTTGGAATGCTCCACGTTCATCGGTCGTGTTCACCGGCACAGTCGGCGGTTCTGTGCGTCTGGGGCCTGCCGGGCAGCGCTTTTTGCTCACCCTGGATTTGCCCGAGTCGGGCAAAATCTGGGTGCGCGCCCCGGGAAGGCCGCCGGTGCGCCCCGGCGATCGGGTGCACATCAGCGGCGCTTTGCGCCGTCCGGCTGTGCCTGCCAACCCCAACAGCTTCGACGAGCGGGCGTACTTGAGCAGGCAGGGAGCCTTTGCCGTGCTGAAGGCCGAGGCGCTCGCCGTGCTGGGCGCCCCGGCTCCCGACTGGCTCGCCCTGGCCAGGGAGCGCATCGCCGCAACCCACAAGCGCTTTTTGGGAGAAGAGGCGGGGGCGTTGCTGGGTGCTCTGGTGGTCGGGGCGGATGCGGTGACCTTGCCGAAAGCCGTCGAGGAGCGCTACCGCGCCGTCGGCCTCGCCCATCTGCTCGCCGCTTCCGGCGCCCAGGTCTCGATCTTGCTGGGGGCGGCTCTGGTCTTGCTGCGCGGCTATCCGCCGCCGGTGCAGGCGGCCGTGGGAGGGATTTTGCTCGCGGGATTCGTGGCCCTTGCCGGGGGCGGACCGTCGATATTGCGGGCGGCGGCCATGGGCGCGGTGGCGCTGCTGGCCATCGTCCTGGGCGAAAAGGCGGAGCCGCTCGGAGCCCTCTGGGCTGCCGCCTTTGTCCTGCTCGTCGCCGATCCGCTGATGATCTGGGATCTGGGCTTTGCCTTCAGTTTTCTGGCCACCCTCGGGCTGGTGGTGAGCGTCCCGAGACTGACTGCCCGCTTGGAGGGCCTGCCGGGAACGATCGCAGCCGCCCTCGCCGTGGGCTTCGCCGCCACCCTTTGGACGCTGCCGCTGCAACTGTTGATTTTCGGCCAGTGGAGCCCCTACGCCCTGGCGCTCAACCTGCTGGCCGCCCCGGTTGTCGAAGTGCTCACCCTGGGTGGAATGGCGGCAAGCGCCCTCGCCCTGGTCCACCCGAACGCCGCCGGGGTGCTGGACATTCCTTTGGGCTGGCTACTGGCGGCGCTCGACGCGCTGGTGCGGCAGGTGGCGGATTGGCCGGGCAGCCTCGCCACGCCCGGTCTGCTGCTGCCGGTGCAGGCGGTGGCCCTTTACGCCCTGCTCGTCGCGGCCCACACCCACCTACCCTGGCGGCCCCTCACCCTCGCCGCCGCTCTGGTGCTGGTGGCTCCCGGTTGGCTGCCCCGGCCCGCGGTCACCCTCGCGGTGCTCGCGAGCGGCGGCTCCGAAGCGCTGGTGATCGAGACACGGCGCCGCACCCTGGTGCTGGGCGGCGGCTCGGTTGGGGCGGTGGTCGGGGTGCTGGTACCGTATCTCGAAGCGCGCGGCCGTCTGGCCGTCGATGCGGTCGTCGCCACCGGCGAAGCCCCCTGGCAAACCGGCGGGCTGCGGGAGTTGCTTGAAGCGGCCGAAGTTGAGAGACTTTACGACGCCGTGCCGCCGCCGCGCTCCGCCCATTGGCAGCAAACCCTCGCGCGGCTGGGTACAACCCGCCGCATCCCCCTTCTAGCCGGTGAGCGCATCGAACTGGAGGATGAGGTCGAGCTGCGGCTGCTGGCGAGCGAGCCCCCGGCGCTTTTGTTGGAAGCGGCCGGATCGACGCTGCTGTTGGCCGGATCGCCCAGCCTGCTTGAGCAGCGCTGGCTGTTGCAGGAGCATCGCGGTACACTCGGCCCGGTGCAATGGCTGTGGAGCGGCGGGCGGCTGCCGGAGGCTTTGCTGAGGCTCGACCGCCTGCAGGGCGTACTCGTCAGCGGTCGCGAACGGGGCCGCCCGCCCGCCCGATTGCCCCGCTGGAGCACCGAGCGGCACGGAGGGCTTATCTGGGAAGCCTGGCCCGGCGGCGCACGGGTCAGTGCAAACAGGTAG
- a CDS encoding AI-2E family transporter, whose translation MGEPAENANGGVLLTRISTNALVRFLLLFACGWALLTLFSYFEYVITTFTFAAVLALLLNYPARYLERFVGRGASLAVVIVLSLILMVVVVAGLGVTIVGQVQQLANAIVNTFNSSADPLTRLEEFLTARRIRIDLEPVQQQATELARNTIGFILGSLPSFLGSYVTFIVIVVVAFFMLADGGRIWGLLIKFLPAAQRVRFSQSVQSNFAGFFQGQLLIALFLGTASFVVFTLLQIPFALVLAITVALFDLIPGIGATLGVGLVCLTVLVQGDWVATLKLFAACIALQQVQDNFIAPRVMQSTVNLNPVIVFFALLVGARIGGLIGVFLAVPVAGVVVSLLDVEEAQSKQT comes from the coding sequence ATGGGAGAACCGGCCGAGAATGCAAACGGCGGCGTTTTATTAACCCGCATCAGTACCAACGCCCTGGTGCGCTTTTTGTTGCTTTTTGCCTGCGGCTGGGCGCTTTTGACGTTGTTTTCGTACTTCGAGTACGTGATTACGACGTTCACCTTCGCGGCGGTCCTGGCGCTGCTGCTCAACTATCCGGCGCGCTATCTGGAGCGCTTTGTCGGTCGGGGCGCTTCCCTGGCGGTGGTGATCGTGCTCAGTCTGATTTTGATGGTCGTGGTCGTCGCCGGTCTGGGGGTGACTATCGTCGGCCAGGTGCAGCAGCTGGCCAACGCGATTGTCAACACGTTCAACTCTTCGGCGGACCCGCTGACCCGGTTGGAGGAATTTCTGACGGCCCGCCGCATTCGGATCGACCTTGAACCGGTGCAACAACAGGCCACCGAGCTGGCCAGAAACACAATCGGCTTTATCCTCGGCTCGTTGCCGTCGTTTCTGGGAAGCTACGTCACGTTTATCGTCATCGTCGTGGTCGCCTTTTTTATGCTCGCCGATGGGGGACGGATCTGGGGGCTGTTGATCAAATTTTTGCCCGCCGCTCAACGGGTGCGCTTCTCACAGTCGGTGCAGAGCAATTTCGCCGGCTTTTTTCAGGGGCAACTGTTGATTGCATTGTTTTTGGGGACCGCAAGCTTTGTGGTCTTTACGCTCCTGCAGATCCCCTTTGCCCTGGTACTGGCCATCACCGTCGCCCTGTTCGATTTGATCCCCGGCATCGGGGCGACGTTGGGGGTGGGCCTGGTCTGCCTGACGGTGCTGGTGCAGGGGGATTGGGTCGCGACGCTGAAATTGTTCGCCGCCTGCATCGCGCTCCAGCAGGTCCAGGACAATTTCATCGCCCCCCGGGTGATGCAGAGCACGGTCAATCTCAATCCGGTGATCGTCTTTTTTGCACTGCTGGTCGGGGCGCGCATCGGTGGATTGATCGGTGTGTTTCTGGCCGTGCCGGTGGCGGGGGTGGTGGTTAGTCTGCTCGACGTCGAAGAAGCCCAGTCCAAGCAGACCTGA
- a CDS encoding SAM hydrolase/SAM-dependent halogenase family protein has product MLIHLIADYGNGDSAFSEVAQRLMLHTGEAQILPVSVPPFSTLATGFWVAQLGLNPSPPDMLIYHNCAPRKDDVQPRADNEGEGLVYALLPGGIRTVGVNAGYTLSFIKDSALALHWVNVARAGSQFRSRDIFPVAAAKIAAGDESLLGNPLERDRLPDLPADRIAWVDGYGNLKTTIAHSSLALEVGTKLVLRVGDAVSDAVYSDGSFRVPEGTLAFAPGSSGWNDPDGTPIRWMELFLRGGSAWQRFGRPKLEEKVTILAR; this is encoded by the coding sequence ATGCTCATCCACCTGATTGCCGACTACGGCAACGGCGATTCGGCTTTTTCAGAAGTGGCCCAACGCCTGATGCTCCACACCGGGGAAGCCCAGATCCTGCCGGTGTCGGTGCCGCCCTTCAGCACCCTGGCCACCGGATTCTGGGTGGCACAATTGGGGCTCAACCCATCCCCGCCGGACATGCTCATCTACCACAACTGCGCCCCCCGCAAAGACGACGTGCAACCGCGCGCCGACAACGAGGGTGAAGGCCTGGTCTACGCCTTACTTCCCGGAGGCATCCGCACCGTCGGGGTCAACGCCGGGTACACCCTCTCGTTTATCAAAGATAGTGCCCTGGCGCTCCACTGGGTGAACGTGGCGCGCGCCGGGTCGCAGTTTCGCTCGCGCGACATCTTTCCGGTAGCCGCCGCCAAGATCGCCGCCGGGGACGAGTCGCTGTTGGGCAACCCCCTGGAGCGCGATCGGCTGCCGGATCTGCCCGCCGATCGCATCGCCTGGGTAGACGGCTACGGCAACTTGAAGACGACCATCGCCCACAGCAGCCTGGCCCTCGAAGTCGGCACCAAACTGGTGCTGCGGGTGGGCGACGCAGTCAGCGACGCGGTCTACTCCGACGGCAGCTTTCGGGTGCCGGAGGGCACCCTCGCCTTTGCCCCCGGCAGCTCGGGCTGGAACGATCCCGACGGTACACCGATTCGCTGGATGGAGCTGTTTTTGCGCGGCGGCAGCGCCTGGCAGCGCTTCGGCAGGCCCAAGCTGGAGGAAAAAGTCACGATTTTGGCCCGCTGA
- a CDS encoding FdhF/YdeP family oxidoreductase, translating to MARVLKPYPASGSAVFKISRGGGLPVLLYWAEKTLAHRTLLWQKLNHKSACKSCAWGTGGQKGGFFNEKREPLQRCAKSVESIAADLQGPVGRDCFARMDLARLQELSSMEADKLGRLSHPVIRRANSNYYEPIGWEEVFAIAARAFSGPPERVASYSSGRSSNEAAYILQLMLRAYGSNNLADCSDLCHSPSTVGLKAVFGSGTSMVSLDDLRQSDCVVLLGSNAPANHPRLMNELIQVRERGGAVIVVNPVLEVGLINFATPASLKSLAFGSEIASLYLQPDPGSDVALLIGLAKSLIESNRLERAFLEAHTEDWQAVIAHIQATPWERIEHTCGIERAAIEGAAAVIGRAERTVFAWAMGITQHANGVDNVYAIANLALLTGNAGKPGAGTMPIRGHSNVQGFGSMGVSARPKEAIQKALETLLRKPLSRAPGYDTRALIQAAESGKIDALLCLGGNLWGANPDRAQTAHALGRIKTIIYLSTKPNPGHFHGLAAKDTIIIPVFTRDENPHKTTTESGNNFVRLNSEGQTHLHDADLISEVEFLTRLAHRMHGETPLDWRRLTDTAYVRGLIAQTIPGYEKIGEIDRTGEEFTIAGRIFHEPRFATPTGKAKMFVTPLPVLDKPRAEDFGVTTSKRAIALVLVTVRSYSQHNTVVYKAGDTYRGMPHRNCILMHPEDAAAAGFAEHERVTVTGKVGQKEQVEIIFGAPKRGAALMFYPEINDIIRPPVDLRCGIPAFKRNPVLIHAD from the coding sequence ATGGCCAGAGTGTTGAAGCCTTACCCTGCTTCCGGGTCCGCCGTCTTCAAAATCAGCCGAGGAGGCGGGCTGCCGGTACTGCTCTACTGGGCAGAAAAAACCCTGGCCCACCGCACGCTGCTCTGGCAAAAACTCAACCACAAAAGCGCCTGCAAATCCTGCGCCTGGGGAACCGGCGGCCAGAAGGGCGGATTTTTCAACGAAAAGCGCGAACCCCTCCAACGCTGCGCCAAAAGCGTCGAATCGATCGCCGCCGATCTACAAGGACCGGTGGGTCGAGACTGCTTCGCCCGCATGGATCTTGCTCGCCTGCAGGAACTCTCATCGATGGAAGCCGACAAACTGGGTCGCTTGAGCCACCCGGTGATTCGGCGCGCGAACAGCAATTACTACGAACCAATCGGCTGGGAAGAGGTTTTCGCCATCGCCGCCCGGGCGTTTTCAGGCCCACCCGAGCGCGTCGCCTCCTACTCCTCGGGCCGCTCCTCCAACGAAGCGGCCTACATCCTCCAATTGATGTTGCGGGCTTACGGCTCCAACAATCTGGCGGACTGCTCGGATCTGTGCCATTCGCCCAGCACCGTCGGCCTCAAAGCAGTCTTCGGCTCCGGCACCTCGATGGTGAGCCTCGACGACCTGCGCCAGTCCGACTGTGTCGTGCTGCTGGGCTCCAACGCCCCCGCCAACCACCCGCGCCTGATGAACGAACTGATCCAGGTGCGCGAGCGCGGCGGCGCGGTGATCGTCGTCAACCCGGTACTCGAAGTCGGCCTTATCAACTTCGCCACCCCCGCCTCGCTCAAATCGCTGGCTTTCGGCTCCGAGATCGCTTCACTTTACCTGCAGCCCGACCCGGGAAGCGACGTCGCCCTTTTGATTGGTCTGGCCAAATCTCTCATAGAAAGCAACCGGCTTGAGCGCGCCTTTCTTGAAGCCCACACCGAGGACTGGCAGGCCGTAATCGCCCACATCCAGGCCACCCCCTGGGAGCGCATCGAGCACACCTGCGGCATCGAGCGCGCCGCCATCGAAGGCGCAGCGGCGGTGATCGGCCGCGCCGAGCGCACCGTCTTTGCCTGGGCGATGGGGATCACCCAGCACGCCAACGGCGTCGACAATGTCTACGCCATCGCCAACCTGGCTTTGCTCACCGGCAACGCCGGCAAACCGGGCGCAGGCACGATGCCCATCCGCGGCCACTCCAACGTGCAGGGCTTCGGCTCGATGGGGGTGAGCGCCCGGCCCAAAGAAGCGATCCAAAAAGCCCTCGAAACACTCCTGCGAAAACCCCTCAGCCGTGCCCCCGGCTACGACACCCGTGCCCTCATCCAGGCTGCCGAATCCGGCAAGATCGATGCGCTGTTGTGCCTGGGGGGCAACCTCTGGGGAGCCAATCCCGACCGCGCCCAGACTGCACACGCCCTCGGCCGCATCAAAACGATCATCTATCTATCCACCAAGCCCAACCCTGGCCACTTCCACGGCCTCGCCGCCAAAGACACCATCATCATCCCCGTCTTCACCCGCGATGAGAATCCCCACAAGACCACCACCGAGTCGGGCAACAACTTCGTGCGCCTCAACAGCGAAGGCCAAACCCATCTGCACGACGCCGACCTCATCTCGGAAGTCGAATTTCTGACGCGCCTTGCCCACCGGATGCACGGCGAGACACCGCTCGACTGGCGGCGGCTCACCGACACCGCCTACGTGCGCGGGCTCATCGCCCAAACGATCCCCGGCTACGAAAAAATCGGCGAGATCGACCGCACCGGCGAGGAATTTACGATAGCGGGCCGCATCTTCCACGAGCCCCGATTTGCAACGCCCACCGGCAAAGCGAAGATGTTCGTCACCCCCCTGCCGGTGCTCGATAAGCCCAGGGCCGAAGATTTTGGCGTCACAACCTCCAAACGCGCCATCGCCCTGGTGCTGGTCACAGTGCGCTCCTACTCCCAGCACAACACCGTCGTCTACAAAGCGGGCGACACCTACCGGGGGATGCCGCACCGCAACTGCATCCTGATGCACCCCGAGGACGCCGCCGCCGCCGGATTCGCCGAGCACGAGCGGGTAACGGTCACCGGCAAAGTCGGCCAAAAAGAGCAGGTCGAAATTATCTTCGGCGCCCCCAAGCGCGGCGCCGCCCTGATGTTCTATCCCGAAATCAACGACATCATCCGCCCCCCCGTGGACCTGCGCTGCGGCATCCCGGCATTCAAGCGCAACCCGGTGCTCATCCACGCCGATTGA
- a CDS encoding Uma2 family endonuclease yields MFATVPSQGIQPRPFTVDEYYRMGKAGIFHPDERVELIDGLIIRMPPQGPLHAATVARILACLLALIAPENGTVCIERPIALDEYGEPVPDVTVVTPDPEGDYYSTRHPGPSDVLLVIEVADSSLGKDLGIKRAAYARAGIREYWVVDVETRRLHRFSDPQDGLYCNAVVLGESDFLSPDAFPALSISVADLLARRK; encoded by the coding sequence ATGTTTGCGACCGTGCCGTCTCAAGGTATCCAACCGCGTCCATTTACGGTGGACGAGTACTACCGCATGGGCAAAGCGGGCATCTTTCATCCGGACGAACGGGTGGAACTCATCGACGGACTGATCATTCGCATGCCTCCCCAAGGTCCACTGCACGCCGCGACCGTCGCGCGCATACTCGCCTGCCTGCTCGCCTTGATCGCTCCTGAGAATGGCACTGTCTGTATCGAGCGGCCGATCGCTCTGGATGAATACGGTGAGCCGGTGCCGGATGTAACCGTGGTGACGCCGGATCCTGAGGGCGATTACTATTCCACCCGTCACCCCGGTCCGAGTGATGTCTTGCTGGTGATTGAAGTAGCGGATTCGAGTCTCGGCAAAGACCTGGGTATCAAAAGAGCCGCCTACGCTCGCGCCGGCATTCGCGAGTACTGGGTTGTGGATGTGGAAACTCGCCGCTTGCATCGCTTCAGTGATCCCCAGGACGGGCTTTATTGCAATGCGGTGGTACTGGGTGAAAGCGATTTTCTGTCGCCGGATGCCTTTCCCGCGCTGAGCATTTCCGTCGCGGACTTGCTGGCCAGGCGAAAGTAA
- the folD gene encoding bifunctional methylenetetrahydrofolate dehydrogenase/methenyltetrahydrofolate cyclohydrolase FolD, whose product MSAAILDGKALAARIQAELTCEVQSLQERFGRPPGLSVLWVGDNPASAAYVRNKNKSGQAVGIDVAKSQHLKASLSETQLLALIDRLNADVTVDGILVQLPLPEHIDSGRVLNRIAPEKDVDGLHPVNLGRLVRGEPGLRSCTPAGVMRILSEAGVPLAGKTAVVIGRSILVGKPVALMLLEKDATVITTHSRTADLAAITQMADVLVVAAGRPELVTAAMVRPGAVVIDVGINRVTDYEGNSRLVGDVDFDSVRDVAAAITPVPRGVGPMTVTMLLANTVQSYKQRLIE is encoded by the coding sequence TTGTCCGCAGCCATTCTCGACGGCAAAGCCCTGGCCGCCCGCATTCAGGCCGAGCTGACTTGCGAGGTGCAGTCGCTGCAGGAGCGCTTCGGCCGCCCGCCCGGCCTCTCCGTGCTGTGGGTGGGAGACAACCCGGCCTCCGCCGCCTACGTCCGCAACAAAAACAAATCTGGTCAAGCGGTGGGGATCGATGTCGCCAAAAGTCAGCACCTCAAAGCGAGCCTCTCCGAGACGCAACTGTTGGCCCTCATCGATCGCCTCAACGCCGATGTGACCGTGGACGGCATCCTCGTCCAACTACCGTTGCCGGAGCACATCGACAGCGGTCGGGTACTGAACCGCATCGCCCCCGAAAAAGACGTCGACGGTCTGCACCCGGTCAATCTGGGGCGGCTGGTGCGCGGCGAGCCGGGCTTGCGCTCGTGCACCCCGGCCGGGGTGATGCGGATCCTCTCTGAGGCGGGGGTGCCCCTGGCGGGCAAGACAGCCGTCGTCATCGGCCGCAGCATCCTGGTGGGCAAACCCGTCGCCCTGATGCTGCTCGAAAAAGACGCGACCGTAATCACCACCCACTCGCGCACGGCGGATCTGGCCGCCATCACCCAGATGGCGGACGTGCTGGTGGTGGCGGCCGGGCGGCCGGAGCTGGTCACCGCCGCCATGGTCCGGCCCGGGGCGGTGGTAATCGATGTGGGCATCAACCGCGTCACCGACTACGAGGGCAACAGCCGCCTGGTGGGCGACGTCGATTTTGATTCTGTGCGCGACGTGGCGGCGGCGATCACCCCGGTGCCGCGGGGCGTCGGACCGATGACGGTGACGATGCTGTTGGCCAACACCGTCCAGAGCTACAAACAGCGGCTGATCGAATAA
- a CDS encoding glycosyltransferase family 4 protein translates to MKLRLLFVSSALGPLGTGMAGGVEFNVLTLAAELIRRGHLVHIVAPEGSHTGAVPLVAAIPGLPPASAQHTGRDSPVVLPQPSALANLFEAARARQDDYDVIFNWCYDWLPLYLTPFFRTPLAHMITMGSLLESIDRQIVRVLETFPGTVAVYTRSQAETFAPIEGLTVLPFGLDPASYDFCPTPDAEPFLAWVGRIAPEKGLEDALAVAAACNLPLHLLGRMQDAAYFERVCALHPTARVHYEGFFPTDQMQHRLGPALGMLFTPKWTEAFGNVAIEAMACGVPVVAYARGGPAETIQDGLTGFLVPPDDTTAMIQAVGRLGEIDRTACRAHIETHYSLAALGGRFEAWFAECARSRTGRLSSGTL, encoded by the coding sequence TTGAAGCTGCGTCTGTTGTTCGTCTCTTCCGCCCTCGGGCCTCTGGGTACCGGCATGGCAGGGGGCGTCGAGTTCAATGTGCTCACCCTGGCGGCCGAACTGATCCGCCGCGGCCATCTGGTGCACATCGTCGCCCCCGAAGGCAGCCACACCGGCGCGGTACCTTTGGTAGCGGCCATCCCGGGATTACCGCCGGCCTCCGCCCAGCACACCGGCCGCGACAGCCCGGTGGTTTTGCCCCAGCCCTCGGCGCTCGCTAACCTGTTCGAAGCGGCCCGCGCCCGCCAGGACGACTACGACGTCATCTTCAACTGGTGCTACGACTGGCTGCCCCTGTACCTGACCCCGTTTTTCCGCACACCGCTCGCCCATATGATCACGATGGGCTCCTTGCTGGAGAGCATCGATCGGCAAATCGTCCGGGTGCTGGAGACCTTTCCGGGCACCGTGGCCGTCTACACCCGCTCCCAGGCCGAGACGTTCGCACCGATCGAAGGGCTCACCGTGCTGCCCTTCGGCCTGGATCCGGCCAGTTACGACTTTTGCCCGACGCCCGACGCCGAACCGTTTCTTGCCTGGGTGGGCCGCATCGCCCCCGAAAAAGGACTCGAAGACGCCCTGGCGGTGGCCGCCGCCTGCAATTTGCCTTTGCACCTGCTGGGGCGCATGCAGGATGCGGCCTACTTCGAGCGGGTGTGCGCCCTGCATCCCACCGCCCGCGTGCACTACGAAGGCTTCTTCCCCACCGACCAGATGCAGCACCGCCTCGGACCGGCCCTGGGAATGCTCTTTACCCCCAAGTGGACCGAAGCCTTCGGCAACGTCGCCATCGAGGCGATGGCCTGCGGCGTGCCGGTGGTGGCCTACGCCCGCGGCGGTCCAGCCGAAACGATCCAAGACGGCCTGACCGGATTTCTGGTCCCCCCCGACGATACTACCGCGATGATCCAGGCCGTGGGCCGCCTGGGGGAAATCGACCGGACCGCCTGCCGTGCCCACATCGAGACCCACTATTCCCTCGCCGCCCTGGGGGGTCGCTTCGAGGCGTGGTTCGCCGAATGCGCCCGCTCGCGCACTGGACGTTTGTCCTCGGGCACGCTATGA